CGGGGCTCGCCGACGCCTACCGGTTCCTGCGCCGCGTGGAGCACCTGCTCCAGCTCTACCGGCTGCGCCGCACCCACCTGCTGCCCGACCCCGACACCGCCGACGGAGAGGAGCAGCTGCGCCGGCTGGGCCGCGCGCTCGGCTTCACCGCGAATCCGGTCACCGGTCTGGCCTCGGTCTGGCGGCGGCGGGTCGGCGAGGTGCGCCGGCTGCACGAGAAGCTGTTCTACCGGCCGCTGCTCAACGCCGTCGCGCGGCTGCCCGGGGAGGAGGCCCGGCTCTCCCCCGAGCAGGCGCGGGTCCGGCTGGAGGCGCTGGGCTTCGTCGACCCGGCCGGGGCACTGCGCCACCTGGAGTCGCTGACCTCGGGGGTGACGCGCCGCGCGGCCATACAGCGCACGCTGTTGCCGGTGATGCTGGGCTGGTTCGCCGACGCCCCCGACCCCGACGCCGGCCTGCTGGGGTTCCGCCGGGTCAGCGAGGCGCTGGGGACCACCCCCTGGTACCTGCGGCTGCTGCGCGACGACGTGCGGGTGGCCGAGCGGATGGCCTGGCTGCTGGGCACCAGCCGCTACGCCACCGACCTGCTGCTGCGCGCGCCCGAGGCCGTGGCCGTCCTCGCCGACGACGCCGACCTGGTCCAGCGCCGCAACGCCGAGCTCTCCGTCGAGGCCGATTCGGCCCTGCGCCGGCACGACACCGCTGAGAACGCGGTGGCCGCGGTGCGCGCGCTGCGCCGCAGGGAGCTGCTGCGCACCGCGGCGGCCGACCTGCTGGAGGTCACCGGGGTGGAGGGGGTGGGCGACGCGCTCACCGCGATCTCGGCGGTCACGATCGACGCCGCGCTGCGCGCCGCGACCATGCGCGTGGAGTGGGAGCGCGGCGAGCAGGCCTGCACGCGGCTGTGCGTGGTGGGCATGGGCCGGTTCGGCGGCAACGAGCTCAGCTACGCCAGCGACGCCGACGTGATGTTCGTGCACGAGCCTCTGCCGGGCGCGACCCCGGAGGCGGCCACCCGGACGGCCGGCGCCATCGTCAGGGAGCTGCGCCGGCTCCTGGAGCTGCCTGCGGCCGAGCCGCCGCTGCGCCTGGACGCCGACCTGCGCCCGGAGGGCCGCAGCGGGCCGATGGTGCGCACGCTGGACTCCTACGCCGCCTACTACGCCCGCTGGTCGGCGGCCTGGGAGAGCCAGGCGCTGCTGCGGGCGGTCCCGGTGGCCGGCGACGCCGCGCTGGGCGAGCGGTTCACCGCGCTGATCGACCCGATCCGCTACCCCGAGGGCGGCGTGAGCGACAAGGCGGTGCGCGAGATCCGCCGGCTCAAGGCCCGGATGGAGGCCGAGCGGCTGCCGCGCGGCGCCGATCCGACGCTGCACACCAAGCTGGGCAGGGGCGGACTGTCCGACGTGGAGTGGGTGGCCCAGTTGCTCCAGCTCCGCTACGCCCACCGCATCCCCGAGCTGCGCACCACCGGCACGCTGCGGGTGCTCGACGTCGCGGCGCAGACCGGCCTGATCGATCCGGAGGACGGCGCGACCCTGGAGATCGCCTGGCGCCTGGCCGCCCGGGTGCGCGGCATGATCATGCTGGTGCGCGGCAAGGGCGGCGACTCCATCCCCATGGACCTGCGGGAGCGCTCCGCGATCGCCGGAGCGCTGGGGTATCGCACCGAGGAGGACGGTGAGGGCGCGGCCGAGCTGCTGCTCCAGGACTACTGGCGCGTCACCCGCCGCGCCCGCGCGGTGATGGAGCGGGCCTTCTACGACGACTAGCCGCGGGGCCCGGGGGTTACCAGAAGACGGCGACGGCGATGTTGACGACGGCCAGCACGCCGGCCGCGGTGGCGAGCTTCACGTTGGGCCCGCGCAGGTTGAGCACTCCCAGCACGGCGATGGCGAGGGCGACCACCAGCTTCACGGCGATCTTCACGTGGTCGACGTCGCCGTCGCCCATTTCGGCGACGCCCACCAGCAGCAGGCCGGTGACCAGTTGGAGCAGGGAGCTGTGCAACAGCACCTTGGTGGACTTGGCGTGGCCGGTGATGAGCTGCATCAGCCAGCCGCTGATGATGCCGGCCAGGCCGAGCATGTGGAGGAACACGAGCGCGGAGTAGACGATGTCCATGATCCACAACCTACTACGGCGCGTAGTAGGTCGGGTCCACCCCCCATGACACGGTGGCATCACGTTTCCCCGGTGCGCGACCGGAGGGCCCCGGAGCGCGGCGGACCCGTGGAAGATCCACCCGCTCCGACCACCCCTGATTCGCAAAAAATTTCAGGACTTGCAGGAGGAGCGCACCCTCGCCGCTCCCCACCCGCCCCGCACGGCAGAGACCTCTTACCCCCGACAAAGAGACGAACGGCCGTATCGGCCCACTTCCGGCAATCCGCTGGAATCTCACCAGAGGTGTTCACAAATCGGTCGGCGGTTGTTACCTTCAACACACTTGAAAGTTCTTGCAGTCTTTTCAATCTTTGCAAGACCGCTTTCGGGTGTCGAGTCCCCCGATCCGCTCATTGAGGAGAGCGCGATGACCATCCGCAGATCGATGGCCGCCGCACTGGCGGCCGTCTTCGGATTCGCCCTGCTGCTCGTTCCCCCGTCCGGCGCGGTGTCCCCCGCTCATGCCGCGCCAGGAGGCGACAAGGAGGTCGTCGTCCACCTGTTCCAGTGGCGCTGGGAGTCCGTCGCCGCCGAGTGCGAGAGCACGCTCGGGCCGAACGGGTTCGGCGCCGTCCAGGTCTCCCCGCCGCAGGAGCACGTGGTGCTGCAGGGCGAAGGCTATCCCTGGTGGCAGGACTACCAACCGGTGTCCTACAGCCTCGACGACACCCGGCGCGGCACCCGCGCCGACTTCGTCGACATGGTGGACCGCTGCGAAGACGCCGGCGTCAGGATCTACGTCGACGCCGTTCTCAACCACATGACCGGCAGCGGCTCGGTCGACAGCGGCCCCGGCAGCGCGGGCTCCGACTACACCAAGTACGACTACCCCGGCATCTACCAGAGCCGGGACTTCCACGACTGCCGCCGCGACATCTCCGACTGGAACGACAAGTGGGAGGTGCAGAACTGCGAGCTGGTGGGCCTGTCGGACCTGGACACCTCCTCCGAGTACGTCCGAGACCGGCTCGCCGGCTACCTCAACGAGCTGATCGGCATCGGCGTGGCCGGGTTCCGCTACGACGCGGCCAAGCACGTGCCGCTGGCCGACGTCCAGGCGATCAACTCCCGGCTCGACGACGTGGACGCCGCGTGGGGCGGCGGCAGGCCCTACGTCTTCCAAGAGGTCATCGGCGACCAGACCATCGCGCCCGGGGAGTACGTCCCGGCCGGCGACGTCACCGAGTTCCAGTACCACCGCGACATCAGCAACGCCTTCAAGAACGGCGACATCGCCCACCTGACCGGTCTCGGCGGCAACCTGGTGGACGGCGAGCAGGCCGTGGTCTTCGTCGCCAACCACGACACCCAGCGCAGCCACCCCACCCTGACCCACACCGACGGGGACCGCTACGACCTGGCCCAGGCGTTCATGCTGGCGCACCCGTACGGCACCCCCAAGATCATGTCCAGCTACGCGTGGTCCGGGAGCAACGACACCGGCCCGCCGATGGGCTCCGACGGCGAGACGCGGGCCACCGACTGCGCCGACGCACGCTGGGTGTGCGAGCACCGCGAGGTCGCCGGGATGGTGGGCTTCCGCAACGCCGTGGACGGAACCTCGATCGGCGACGTCGCCACCGGGTCCAGCGGGCAGCTCGCCTTCGCCCGCGGCGACAGGGGCCACGCCGCCTTCAACGCCACCGGCGGCGCGTGGAGCCGGACCTTCGACACGGACCTGCCCGACGGCACCTACTGCGACGTCGCCAACGGCACGTTCGTCGACGGCGAGTGCGACGGCCCCTCCTACACCGTCTCCGGCGGATCGTTCAGCGCGCAGGTCCCGGCCGACGGCGCGGTGGCCCTGCACGTGGCGGCGCAGGGCGAGGGCACCGGTCCCGGCGGTCCGGGCGACCCCGACGAGCCGGGCGGCACCGCCGCGGTCGGCTTCCACGCCAATGTGACCACCTGGTACGGCCAGAACGTGCTCGTGGTGGGCGACCTCCCGCAGTTGGGCTCCTGGAACCCGGACGACGCCGTGGCGATGTCCTCGGCCGACTACCCGATCTGGAAGACCACCGTCGACCTGCCGCTGGACCAGCGGTTCGAGTACAAGTTCATCAAGAGGAACCCCGACGGCACCGTCGAGTGGGAGTCCGGCGGCAACCGCTCCTACACCCCCAGCGGGCCGGTGACGCTCAACGACGATTGGAGGTGACGTCCGGCAGGTGATCGCCCGGCGGGCGGAGCCCCTCCCTCTCCTCCGCTCCGCCCGCCCGGGCTCCTGTCGACGCGGGTGCGCGGCGCCCCGGGGCTCCGGTGCGCCTCCGCGCTCATAAGGCCCCTTCCACCTCGGCTCCTTAGCCCGCCGCGGCGCTCCGGACAGGACCCCGGCCGCGGATAAGGCATTCGCCTCATGTGCCCCCGCGGGCCTTAGCGACAGTCTGAGGATCACGGGGAACGGCAGCGGGCCGGTCCGCGGAGGAAAGAGGGAAGGAAGACGGCGACCATGATGCACCCCGACATTCTCAGCGGCGTGGCGCGCGAGCGGACGGCCCAGCGGGAGCGCGACATCCAGCGGCGGCTCAGGGACCGGGCGCTGCGGCGCCGCGACGCCACCGCCGAAGAGGAAGCGGACGGGAACCCCGGTGGCGGCTCGCGTCCCGGCGGCGGGGCCGAAACCGTCCCGGCGGCCCCGGCCCCGCGCCCGGTCGAGGCCGCTCCCCGGCCCCGGAGCCGGCCGCGGGAGGAGCGGGTCCCGGCCGGGCGGCGGTGACCCGCGCTCCGGCCGGTCCCACCGGTCCGGACCGGGAAAACGGATCGGCGATGTCACGGACTCTCTGCATACTGGGTGATATGACCCCACACGGTGCGAGTCCGGTCTTCGTCGGACGCGAGTCCCAGTTGCAGGCCCTGCTGGACCACGCCCGCCGCGCACGATCCGACGCCGCCGCGACGATGCTGGTGGGCGGCGACGCCGGGGTGGGCAAGTCCCGGCTGCTCAGCGAGTTCGCCGAGCGCGCGCCCACCGGCCGGATCGTGGTGGGCGGCTGCCTGGAACTGGGCGTGGACGGGGTCCCGTTCGCGCCGTTCGTCACCGTGCTGCGCCAGCTGCTGCGCGACCTCGGCAGGGAGCTCTTCGACGCGCTGGCCCTCGGCGGCGAGCAGGAGCTGGCGCGCCTGCTGCCCGAACTCGGCCAGGCGCCGGAGGAGCGGCGCGAGGCCCGCGGGCGGCTGTTCGAGCAGGTGCTGCGGCTGTTCACCGACGCGGCGGCCGACGGCGGTCTGACGGTGATCATCGAGGACCTGCACTGGGCCGACCCCTCAACCCGCGATCTGCTGATCTTCCTGGTCCGCAACCTGGACACCACCCCGGTGCAGATCGTGGCCAGCTTCCGCTCCGACGACCTGCACCGCGACCACCCGCTGCGGCGGCTGCTGCCCGAGCTGGAGCGGCTGGCGACGGTGGAGCGGATGGACCTCGAACCGCTGACGCGCGAGGAGGTCGCCGAGCAGGCCGCAGCGATCCGCGACGCGGCGCTGGACCCCGACGAGCTCACCGTGCTCTACGAGCGCACGGCCGGCAACCCGCTGTTCGTCGAATCGCTCGTGGGGTGCGCCGAGATCGTGGGCTCCCTCGTGCCGGAGCGGCCGCGCGAGCTCCTGCTGTCATCGCTGTACCGGCTGGACGACCGGGCCCGGTTCGTCACCAGGGTCGCCTCCGTCGGCGCGGTGAGCGCCGCGCGCATCGAGCACGAACTGCTCGCGCACGTCGCCGCGCTCCCCGAACCCGAGCTCGACGCGGCGCTGCACGCCGTCGTCGACACCAACGTGCTGCGCGTCGACGGCACCGGCTACCGGTTCCGGCACGCCCTGCTGCGCGAGGCCGTGCACCAGGAGCTGCTGCCGGGCCAGCACGCCCGGCTGCACCTGCGCTACGCCGAGGCGCTGGAGACCCACCCCGGCCTGGTGCCCTTCGACCGCTTGGCGGCGGAGCAGGCCCACCACTTCCACGCCGCGCACGAGCTCCCCCGGGCACTGAGCGCGGCGTGGTGGGCGGCGGTGCGCGCCGGCGAGGCCCTGGCCTACGCCGAGGAGCTGCGCATGCTCGAACGCGTCATCGAACTGTGGGAGCGCGTGCCCGACGCCCCGAACCTGGTCGAAGGGCTCTGCCTGGCCGAGGTCCTGGACCGCGCGGCCTCGGCGGCCTTCGACAGCGGCGTGTTCGACCGCGCCCGCCAGTTGTGCGACGCCGCGCTGGAGGAACTCCCGCCGCAGCACCCGGCGACCGCCCCGGACGCCCCGGACGCCCCGGAGGACGACTCCGCCGCCGAGCGCAGACGGGAGCTGCTCACCCTGCGGGCGCTGGTGCTGCGGCGCCGGGGCCGGACCCGCATCCAGCTCGCCGACGACAGCGGCATCGACGACTTCTACACCGCGCTGGAGATCCACCCCGCCGAGGACTGGCGCTACGGCTTCCTGCTCGCCGTCCTGGCCCGCGAGCTGATGATGCGGGGCGAGTCGGTGCCGCCCGGCGGGCTGCCGACCGCAGCGCCGGTCGGACGGGAGGGGGAGGCGGTCTCAGCGGCCGAGCTCGCCGAGGAGGCGCTGACCCACTCCGCCCGCCACGGCGACCACTGCGCCGTGGGCGACGCCCTCATCACGCTGGCGACGGTGCAGGGCAACAACGGGGACATCGACACGGCGCTGCAGACCTTCAGGCGCGGGATCGCGGCGGCGCGCACCGCGGCCGAGCCCGCTCTGGAGGCACGCGGCATGGGCAACCTGACCTCCATGCTGCGGGAGCAGGGCCGTCACGGCGAGGCCCTGGAGCTCGCGCGCAGGAGCGTGGAACGGGCCCGCGAGGCGAGCCTGCTGCGCAGCATCGGCACGTTCTCCGCGCTGAACCTGGCCGAGGTGCTGTACGAGGTGGGCCATCTGGAGGAGGCGCGCCGCAGCGCCCAGCAAGGGCTGAGCTGGTCGCCCTCACCGCTGCACCGCTCGTTCCTCAACATCGCCGACGGCAGGATCGCGCTGGCGCTGGGCGACCTGGACGCGGCGCGCGAGGCGGTCGCGGGGGTGCACCGCAAGGGGGCGATGGAGTTCTCTCACCTCCAGCACTCGCTGTCCGCGATCTCGCTCGCCATCGACGTGCACATGGCCCTCGGCCAGGACGACGCCGCGCTGAAGCTGGCGCTGCACGCCGCCGACGCCGACGCCGACATCACCGTGGCCTGCGGCTACGGATGGCCGCTGGTCGACTCGATGGCCCGCGCGCTGTGCGGGCGGCACGGCGCCGCGCAGGCGCGGACATCGGTGCGGCTGCGCGAACGGCTGGCGGATCTGGTCGAGAGGTTCCCCGTCCACGGCCCGATCCAGGCGGCGCTGCGCCTGACGGTGCTGGCCCGGCTGGGCGACGCCGATGGCGCGTCCCCCGCGGCCTCCCGCGCCGCGTGGGCCGAGGTCGTCGAGGCGTGGGCGGCGTCGGAGTTCCGGCTCGCGCACGCCGACGCGCTCCTGCACGAGGCCGAGGCGAACGCGACGGAGGACCGCTCCGCCGCGGCGGCGATGCTGCGGGACGCGTCGGCCATCGCCAAGGAGACCGGGGCGGCGCTGCTGAAGCACCGCGTGGAGGACCTCGCCCGGCGGCTGAACGTCTCGCTGGACGCCTCCCCCGGCGCGGCCTCGCCCGCGCTCCCCGCCGGCCTCACCCCCCGCGAGGCGGAGGTGCTGCGGCTGCTCGCACGCGGCCGGACCAACGTCCAGATCGCCGGGGAGCTGTTCATCTCGGCCAAGACCGCCAGCGTGCACGTCTCCAACATCCTGGCCAAGCTCGGCGTCCCCAACCGCGGCGCCGCCGCCGCCCGAGCCAGGGAGCTGGGAGTGGGGTAGCGGGATCCACGGCCCCAGGTCGGCAAGCCGTCACGCCCGGCCCCGACCACAGGGATTTTGAGCCTTAGCCGAAGGATGGAGCTCCGCGGTGACTGGGCGATCCTCTCGCGTGGCCGAAGACCCGTGGACGGAGATCGCCCACCCGCACGCCACTTCCGTGCTGGGGCCGACTTCAAAGCCCCCAGGGGCCGGGCACGCGGGCGGGCCGCTGCCGGCCGCCGTCAGCTCCAGCGGTTGGTGATCGGGAGTCGGCGGTCGCGGCCGAAGTTGCGCTTGCTGATCTTGGGGCCCGGCGGGTACTGCCGGCGCTTGTACTCGGCCCGGTCGGCCAGCCGGATGACGCGGTCGACCAGCTCGGCGTCGTGCCCGGCGGCGATGAGCTCCGTGCGGCCGAGGTCGGTGCCCACGTAGTCGTCGAGCAGCGCGTCCAGCACCGAGTAGTCCGGCAGCGAGTCGGTGTCGAGCTGGTCCGGCCGCAGCTCGGCGCTGGGCGGTTTGGAGATGGAGTTCTCCGGGATCGGCGGGGTCTCGCCCCTGCGCGCGGCCTCGGCGTTGCGCCACCGCGCCAGTTCCCACACCAGGGTCTTCCACGCGTCCTTGATGGGCGCGTAACCGCCGGCGGAGTCACCGTAGAGCGTGGAGTACCCGGTGGCCAGCTCACTCTTGTTGCCGGTGGTCAGGACGAGGTGCCCCTCCTGGTTGGACAGCGTCATCAGCAGCTGCCCGCGCACCCGCGCCTGGAGGTTCTCCGCGGCCAGCCCGTCGACGGCCACCGCCTCCTCGAAGGCGTCCACCATGGGGCCGACCGCCACGGTGCGGGCGTTGATCCTCTGGCGCCGGACCAGCTCCTCGGCGTCGGCCACCGAGTGCTCGCTGGAGTGGCGGCTCGGCATGAGGACCGCGTGGACCGGGTCGGGGCCGAGCGCGTCGGTGGCGATCGCGGCCGTGAGCGCGGAGTCGATCCCGCCGGACAGGCCGAGGATGACCGAGCCGAAGCGGTTCTTGCGCACGTAGTCGCGGGTCCCGGTGACCAGTGCGGTATAGACCTCGGCGAGGTCCTCCATCGGCTGGGCGATCTCCCCCGGCCGCGGGTCGTAGGCCGGCACCGGCTCCTCCGACAGCACCGTCCGCTCGATGCCGATGCCGGTCGTGGCCGCGGTCCCCCGCGGCTCCGGCTCGCTGGGGACCGGCAGCTCCAGGTCGGTGACCAGGAGCGCCTCCTCGAAGCGCGGCCCTCTGGCCAGCACCTCGCCCTCGGCGTCGACCACGATGGAGTCGCCGTCGAAGACCAGCTCGTCCTGGCCGCCCACCGTGTTGACGTAGGCCAGTGCGGCGCCGGCCTCGCGGGCGCGCCGTCGGCACAGGTCCAGGCGCTCGTCATCCTTGTCGTGCTCGTAGGGGGAGCCGTTGAGCACCACGAGCAGGCCGGCGCCGGCGTCGCGGACGGTGGCCACCGGGCCGCCCTCCTGCCACAGGTCCTCGCAGATCACCAGCGCGGCGTCGACGCCGTGCACCCGCACCACCGGCAGCGTCCGGCCGGGGACGAAGTAGCGGAACTCGTCGAACACCCCGTAGTTGGGCAGGTGGTGCTTTGCGGAGACGACCTTGACCCGCCCCTGGTGCAGCAGCGCGAGCGCGTTCTGCGGCGCGCCCGCGGGCTGGCCGAAGCGCGGCTCGGCGTCCTCGCACCGGCCGAGGAACCCGACCACGGTGGGCAGCTCGCCCAGCCCTTCGTCGGCGAGCCGCTCGGCGAGCCGGTGCGTCGCCTCGATGGAGGCCGCGACGAACGACTTCCGCAGCGCGAGGTCCTCGACCGGGTAGCCCGTCACCACCATCTCGGGGAACACCACCAGGTGCGCGCCGGCCCCGGCCGCGCGCCGGGCGTACTCCACGACGATGCCGCAATTGCCCTCCAGGTCCCCCACAGTGGGGTTGACCTGGGCCATAGCCATACGCAGTTGTGCCACGACCACGAGCCTAACGATCACGGCCGCGCAGCGGGGTTCCGGGCTCCCCTGCGGGGCGGGCGGCCGGGGGTGATCCGCCTCTCCACCACGTCGACCGGGACCTCGGTTAACGTCCCGGAAACCCGCAGCAGGCACACTGGAGACAGGGCGTCTGGTAGGAACGCGTCAGGCGTGCGTGAACGACGGAGGAAGGTGGACCGTGAACCGACAGCAGGAATTCGTGCTCCGAACGCTGGAGGAGCGCGATATCCGGTTCGTGCGACTGTGGTTCACCGACGTGCTCGGTTACCTCAAGTCGGTGGCCGTGGCGCCGGCCGAGCTGGAGGCCGCGTTCGCGGAGGGGATCGGGTTCGACGGCTCGGCGATCGAGGGCTTCGCGCGGGTGCACGAGGCCGACATGCTGGCCCAGCCCGACCCGTCGACGTTCCAGGTGCTGCCCTGGCGCAACGAGCCGCACGGAACCGCGCGGATGTACTGCGACATCCTCATGCCCGACGGCACGCCCAGCTACGCCGACCCGCGCCACGTGCTCAAGCGGCAACTGGGCAAGGCCTCCGACCTCGGGTTCACGTTCTACACGCACCCCGAGATCGAGTTCTACCTGCTGAAGAAGAAGCCGGAGTACGGCGAGTTCCCCGAGCCCAACGACTCCGGCGGCTACTTCGACCACACGCCGCACAACAACGCCCACGACTTCCGGCGCAACGCCATCATGATGCTGGAGAACATGGGCATCTCGGTGGAGTTCAGCCACCACGAGGGCGGGCCGGGCCAGCAGGAGATCGACCTGCGCTACGCCGACGCGCTGACCACCGCCGACAACATCATGACCTTCCGGCTGGTCATGAAGGAGGTGGCGCTGGAGCAGGAGGTGTACGCGACCTTCATGCCCAAGCCCTTCACCGAGTACCCGGGCTCGGGCATGCACACCCACCTGTCGCTGTTCGAGGGCGACCGCAACGCCTTCCACGAACCGGGCGCGGAGTACCAGCTCTCCAAGGTCGGCCGCGGCTTCATAGCGGGCCTGCTGCGCCACGCCACGGAGATCACCGCGGTGTGCAACCAGTGGACCAACTCCTACAAGCGGCTGTGGGACAACGCCGCCGCCTCGGCCGGAGCCGGGGGCGAGGCCCCGGCCTACGTCTGCTGGGGGCACAACAACCGCTCGGCGCTGGTGCGGGTGCCGATGTACAAGCCCACCAAGAGCAACTCCAGCCGGATCGAGTTCCGCTCGCTGGACACCGCCTGCAACCCCTACCTGGCCTACGCGCTGATCCTGGCCGCGGGGCTGAAGGGCATCGAGGAGGGCTACGAGCTGCCGCCGGGCGCCGAGGACGACGTCTGGGCGCTCACCGACGCCGAGCGGCGCGCACTGGGCATCGCCCCGCTGCCGCAGAGCCTGGACGAGGCCATACGCGCGATGGAGAACAGCGAACTGGTCGCCGAGACGCTCGGCGAGCACGTCTTCGACTTCTTCCTGCGCAACAAGAAGGCCGAATGGCAGGAGTACCGCCGCCAGGTCACCCCCTACGAACTGCAGCGCTACCTGCCGACGCTGTAGGCCCGCCGATCTTGACTTTGTGGGCGCTATCTAAACGTTTTTAGGGCCCACAAGGTCAAGATCGGCGCTGAACGAGCCCCAGGTCCCCGGCCCTGACGGCCGCGGCGTTGCGGTTGGAGACGCCGAGCTTGGCCAGCAGGTTGGAGACGTGCACGCTGACCGTCTTGGCGGAGATGAACAGCTCAGCCGCGATCTCGCGATTGGTGCGCCCCTCGGCGAGCAGCGCCGGCACCTCGGTCTCGCGCGGGGTGAGACCTGCGGGGGCCGGCCGGGCGCCGCCTCCCTCGGTCTGCGCCGGTTCCTGCGCGGGCGGCAGACCGGCGTCTCGGCGCCGTCCCGCCGGTCGTGCCGACCGTCACGCCCGTGCCTCGCCCCGTTGCCGCCTCCACCGGCGGGTGCGCGCGGCGGCGGGCGGCTCCGGTTCCTCGGGGGCCGACACCGCGCGCCGGGCCCGCTCCCGCTTCGCCCATTCGCGCGCCTCCTGCTGGTAGCGCCGGGTCAGCTCGGCCGCCTGGTCCGGGTGCACGGTCCCTCCCGCTGTCGTCACCTCCGGGCACCGCGGC
This sequence is a window from Spinactinospora alkalitolerans. Protein-coding genes within it:
- a CDS encoding bifunctional [glutamine synthetase] adenylyltransferase/[glutamine synthetase]-adenylyl-L-tyrosine phosphorylase, which translates into the protein MGTTAGALARRGFMDSARAGRLIAEAGLDPERHADLIGALSGAVDPDLALLGLTRVLERSPDPEEVCTALCEDPDLRARLVQVLGASVALTDHLVRHPEDWRELHGADAARAPEPEELRAGLLHIVGADPNAAAPAADPAGGGPEDPAHALRVAYRRRVLRLAGRDLTGVSDFEQVSAELADLAAATLEAALAIARFQAPDDAALCRLAVIGMGKCGGRELNYVSDVDVVFVAEPAEGVEDEQAALRAAARLAAAMMRVPGETDSEGMLWQVDAALRPEGRNGPLVRPLAGHVAYYERWAKTWEFQALLKARPIAGDAELGAAYAKAITPLVWEAAGRPHFVDDVQAMRRRVEAHIPPTQADRQLKLGPGGLRDVEFAVQLLQLVHGRGDETLRAGGTLAALAALSRGGYVGREDAAGLADAYRFLRRVEHLLQLYRLRRTHLLPDPDTADGEEQLRRLGRALGFTANPVTGLASVWRRRVGEVRRLHEKLFYRPLLNAVARLPGEEARLSPEQARVRLEALGFVDPAGALRHLESLTSGVTRRAAIQRTLLPVMLGWFADAPDPDAGLLGFRRVSEALGTTPWYLRLLRDDVRVAERMAWLLGTSRYATDLLLRAPEAVAVLADDADLVQRRNAELSVEADSALRRHDTAENAVAAVRALRRRELLRTAAADLLEVTGVEGVGDALTAISAVTIDAALRAATMRVEWERGEQACTRLCVVGMGRFGGNELSYASDADVMFVHEPLPGATPEAATRTAGAIVRELRRLLELPAAEPPLRLDADLRPEGRSGPMVRTLDSYAAYYARWSAAWESQALLRAVPVAGDAALGERFTALIDPIRYPEGGVSDKAVREIRRLKARMEAERLPRGADPTLHTKLGRGGLSDVEWVAQLLQLRYAHRIPELRTTGTLRVLDVAAQTGLIDPEDGATLEIAWRLAARVRGMIMLVRGKGGDSIPMDLRERSAIAGALGYRTEEDGEGAAELLLQDYWRVTRRARAVMERAFYDD
- a CDS encoding carbohydrate-binding module family 20 domain-containing protein, with amino-acid sequence MTIRRSMAAALAAVFGFALLLVPPSGAVSPAHAAPGGDKEVVVHLFQWRWESVAAECESTLGPNGFGAVQVSPPQEHVVLQGEGYPWWQDYQPVSYSLDDTRRGTRADFVDMVDRCEDAGVRIYVDAVLNHMTGSGSVDSGPGSAGSDYTKYDYPGIYQSRDFHDCRRDISDWNDKWEVQNCELVGLSDLDTSSEYVRDRLAGYLNELIGIGVAGFRYDAAKHVPLADVQAINSRLDDVDAAWGGGRPYVFQEVIGDQTIAPGEYVPAGDVTEFQYHRDISNAFKNGDIAHLTGLGGNLVDGEQAVVFVANHDTQRSHPTLTHTDGDRYDLAQAFMLAHPYGTPKIMSSYAWSGSNDTGPPMGSDGETRATDCADARWVCEHREVAGMVGFRNAVDGTSIGDVATGSSGQLAFARGDRGHAAFNATGGAWSRTFDTDLPDGTYCDVANGTFVDGECDGPSYTVSGGSFSAQVPADGAVALHVAAQGEGTGPGGPGDPDEPGGTAAVGFHANVTTWYGQNVLVVGDLPQLGSWNPDDAVAMSSADYPIWKTTVDLPLDQRFEYKFIKRNPDGTVEWESGGNRSYTPSGPVTLNDDWR
- a CDS encoding helix-turn-helix transcriptional regulator, whose amino-acid sequence is MTPHGASPVFVGRESQLQALLDHARRARSDAAATMLVGGDAGVGKSRLLSEFAERAPTGRIVVGGCLELGVDGVPFAPFVTVLRQLLRDLGRELFDALALGGEQELARLLPELGQAPEERREARGRLFEQVLRLFTDAAADGGLTVIIEDLHWADPSTRDLLIFLVRNLDTTPVQIVASFRSDDLHRDHPLRRLLPELERLATVERMDLEPLTREEVAEQAAAIRDAALDPDELTVLYERTAGNPLFVESLVGCAEIVGSLVPERPRELLLSSLYRLDDRARFVTRVASVGAVSAARIEHELLAHVAALPEPELDAALHAVVDTNVLRVDGTGYRFRHALLREAVHQELLPGQHARLHLRYAEALETHPGLVPFDRLAAEQAHHFHAAHELPRALSAAWWAAVRAGEALAYAEELRMLERVIELWERVPDAPNLVEGLCLAEVLDRAASAAFDSGVFDRARQLCDAALEELPPQHPATAPDAPDAPEDDSAAERRRELLTLRALVLRRRGRTRIQLADDSGIDDFYTALEIHPAEDWRYGFLLAVLARELMMRGESVPPGGLPTAAPVGREGEAVSAAELAEEALTHSARHGDHCAVGDALITLATVQGNNGDIDTALQTFRRGIAAARTAAEPALEARGMGNLTSMLREQGRHGEALELARRSVERAREASLLRSIGTFSALNLAEVLYEVGHLEEARRSAQQGLSWSPSPLHRSFLNIADGRIALALGDLDAAREAVAGVHRKGAMEFSHLQHSLSAISLAIDVHMALGQDDAALKLALHAADADADITVACGYGWPLVDSMARALCGRHGAAQARTSVRLRERLADLVERFPVHGPIQAALRLTVLARLGDADGASPAASRAAWAEVVEAWAASEFRLAHADALLHEAEANATEDRSAAAAMLRDASAIAKETGAALLKHRVEDLARRLNVSLDASPGAASPALPAGLTPREAEVLRLLARGRTNVQIAGELFISAKTASVHVSNILAKLGVPNRGAAAARARELGVG
- a CDS encoding NAD+ synthase — its product is MAQVNPTVGDLEGNCGIVVEYARRAAGAGAHLVVFPEMVVTGYPVEDLALRKSFVAASIEATHRLAERLADEGLGELPTVVGFLGRCEDAEPRFGQPAGAPQNALALLHQGRVKVVSAKHHLPNYGVFDEFRYFVPGRTLPVVRVHGVDAALVICEDLWQEGGPVATVRDAGAGLLVVLNGSPYEHDKDDERLDLCRRRAREAGAALAYVNTVGGQDELVFDGDSIVVDAEGEVLARGPRFEEALLVTDLELPVPSEPEPRGTAATTGIGIERTVLSEEPVPAYDPRPGEIAQPMEDLAEVYTALVTGTRDYVRKNRFGSVILGLSGGIDSALTAAIATDALGPDPVHAVLMPSRHSSEHSVADAEELVRRQRINARTVAVGPMVDAFEEAVAVDGLAAENLQARVRGQLLMTLSNQEGHLVLTTGNKSELATGYSTLYGDSAGGYAPIKDAWKTLVWELARWRNAEAARRGETPPIPENSISKPPSAELRPDQLDTDSLPDYSVLDALLDDYVGTDLGRTELIAAGHDAELVDRVIRLADRAEYKRRQYPPGPKISKRNFGRDRRLPITNRWS